CCTACTTTGCTTGCACTCTCCAGTATCCTTCTCAGTGACTTACTCACTCTTTATGATCAGTAACAGAATCTCCCTGGAGCAGCTTGGGCTGAAGGTCACCAGGAATAGCCAGAGGACAACATGAGAATTATTGGAGAGTGCACTGTGCCATCTACTAAAGCAGTGGCTCTGGGGTTTTATGTGTGTTCACTGGGGGAAAATACACTTGTGTTCATAGGAACACCCACTTTGGTTCATTGCAGGGTACTGATAAGCAACCTGAGAAATGTGCTGGAGGCTCAGTTTGATAGTCGGGTTCGTGCAACAGGACACAGTTATGAGAAGTACAACAAGTGGGAAACGGTATGACGTGCACATGATTTAGACAGACATTACTTTGGGAATTGAACCAAGTATGCCACACTGATCTACAAATGAATCTATTTGGTAGATAGAGGCTTGGACTCAACAAGTCGCCACGGAGAATCCAGACCTCATCTCCCGCAGTGTTATCGGAACCACATTTGAGGGACACGCTATGTACCTCCTCAAGGTAATCATTTTTAACCATGACCTTGCCATGTCTGAGGGCTTTAAATCAATGAATTCTAACACATGAACATCTGTTTCACAGACATGCTTATCCCAAACATTGTTATAACTCTTTCCTGCCTGCATCCCAGAGGGAATCCAATTCTCCAGCTTCTTTGGTCATATGtggatttaaaaatcattattttgatttattcaaaaggaaaaatgcaataaaataagagaagaccTATAAATTTAACCACATTCCTGTAAGCAATGTAAATGATTATCTACCTTGATGAAATTCTTCTTTCCCAGCTGTCGTTTGCAAATCCATTTGCTAAAGAGGTTCATAAACTTCATGTCTACCAGACAACAATACAAAGCATATCAACAATTTGTTTCTGTCACCTTCTAACACCATTTTTGTCATGTAATTCTAATGAAGGCAATAAAAAGACAAGGAATAAGTGAGAGAGTAGTAAAAATTCTTATAAGATTAGCAGCAATCATGATTACTTCTAATTACTCATCCAGTTGTTTTGGTCATGTCATCTAATAACAGCAGCTGAAAATAACCTCCACGTGAGTACAATTAAGCAAGGTAATCAAGCAACATCTGAAAATATGAGCTTGTCaagcttaataaaaataataaatagccaTATAAGCTTTCAACTCAAACATTGTGAGTCTAGATGCAAGAACATACTGTGTTagtattatgttttaatttaatcATGGGATCTAGCTCTTGCTGCTGTTGGGTTTCACTTGTTGAGTCTCAAGCCCAGACGGGTAGTGGAGGTTAAACCCTGAATGTCCTTTAATGAATTAtgatttcccttttcctttcatttGCAATAGGTTGGCAAAGCTGGACAAAATAAGCCTGCCATTTTCATGGACTGTGGTTTCCATGCCAGAGAGTGGATTTCTCCAGCATTTTGCCAGTGGTTTGTGAGAGAGGTCAGTGTGTAGAGTGGTTTTTGGcaaagagaaatgtattttttaattttcaattaattCCTTAAAACCTAGAGAGAataataacacagaaaaaaaatcataattacaaATTTGCAATTTTGGAAATTAGTTTAAACTTCCACTAATAGACCTTTATGAAGCaagattttaaacagaaaatttatttatgagccaggtgcagtggcttatgcctgtaatcctagcactttgggaggtctagatGACtggattgcttgggtccaggagttgaagaccaacctgggcaacatggtgaaacttcgtctctacaaaaaagaaaaattgtatttatttgaatttcactCATCTGAACTTTCTCACCCATGGTTTGGTAGAGAGTCCAACAACTAGCTTAGTAGATTGGACATTGAAAAGCTAATGGTTGTGGTTAAACCAATTTGATCATTTTCTCCTGGCTAATAACCATTGTAtacttcagaagaaaagaaaagaatggttaGCAGTCCTTACTCTGAATGattctgtttttcattccttATCATTCTAATAATAAGACATAtgtaaaagccttttaaaaacaacttttaaaatatgcatgagTCTATACTGATATACATAGATGattcaataaataaaagagagtTGAAGAACAACTCCTTCTTGCAGAATTACAACTAATATATGTACAAAGAATGAGCAAAACATAAACGCATCACTAGAACACCACAGCAATAATCACATCAGGCAAATTTACTGATGAATGTAAAATTAGTGGATAAAAGTTTAGGGAGAAACAGGACCTTTGCACAGTCTCAAAGTTATCTCCTTCCGTAAGtgtatttattataaaggaaaaaCTTAGAGTGGATGAACCTAGAAGAAATTAACTTGACTaagtgatcaaggttaacatcatcAGTAATAAACAAGACATATCAATATCATGTACCTTCAGATATTACACAGTGAAAAGACACATCAACTTTGTgatattctttcttaaaataaatgaccTCCCTTTAatcataaacaaaatttaattttgaaaaattagacaAATTCAAAGCCAGAGACATTCTGCAAAATGACCTGACCAGCACTCTTCAACAATGTTAAAGTCATAAAACACAAAAAGACTGAAGACCTGTCACAGATCAGAGGAGACTACAGAGACACAGCAAATAAAGGCAATGTAGGATCCTAGATTGGAACCTAGAATGGAAAAAGGGCATTAGTAGATAAACTTGTGAAATATGAGTAAAGTCTATAGTTTTAGTTTAGTattgtattcattttaatttcttcacttTAATAATTATACCATGATTATGTAAGATGGTAACATTCAGGAAGCTGGATGAAGGGTATATAGGAACTATTTTTGCAATtcttctgtaagtctaaaattatttcaaaattaaaagttaaaaacattgaAGTGTGTTAAACATACGACTATTATTATAtacaacataatttttttgtgAAGCGCTTCTGTGTATATTTGTTGTGTAGTCTTGGTTTCTAGATGTTATGTATCGATTGGCATCACTTAGCTTCACAATGTAGCTCACCATCTGCCTTATAGAAGAAGATAATTGGATCTTAGAATTGAATTTTGCCGTTATTTCCAAGTCATAGACCATTAAAAGAACATGATTATATAGCTCCTCTAACCTAAAAAGCACACGCTTTATCATGTAATATTgcaattaatttatatatatatatatatatgattacaaAGAGTATATAAAAACTGTTCACACATAGAAATCTgatctattttaaagtttattcaaGTAAGCCTAGGGAAGGGTTGAATTTAAGCTTAATAAGATGCTGGAACAGAGGTACTGTGACTAAGAGAATATATTAAATGGGCAAGATGTCCTTCATTCATAGACAAGTATCTGCATTACTTAACAAGGGCAACAGGATTGTCCCTTAATGAGAAAGACAACAGTGGAGACTCCCATCACTATGCAGCTTGGAGTGTTGGTGAGAGCCTCCCTAAAATCCATGAGTGTGAGCTCACTGATTATTAGAGGCATTCTCACTACCTTTTTATATTGAACTTTCCCTCTAGTGAGATCATCTACAGAAGGTTtcatagaaaagaaatacatttctaaatgacGTTATTTGGAACATGCATAGCTATCAACAGACGCCTCTTATTTACTAGAACTAGGTGTTACACTTACACCCTACTAACTTTGAAAAAAGTATTATAGTTGTTATCTTAAAAGAAAGAGTATGTATGTTCTTTAGAAGTCTTTAATTAAGGGTttctcattaaattaaaaagttaaaataaaaagaaataattgtgtGAGTTATATATGGACACAACAGAAGTAtcatagaaacagagaagaattagaaataacaattctaaataaaaatacagtaagtatTGGTAGTAATTTGCTGAtggctttttaaatattagtattgTCCACCCCAATAGGAAATACTGCTTACTAAAGTTAACATTCCTCAGTCTTGGCAAATTTTAGCAGCATCATGCATTCCATGTTTCCATGAAATTTCTCTTCATAATTCACATACAGGCTGTTCGTACCTATGGACGTGAGATCCACATGACAGAGCTTCTTGACAAGTTAGACTTTTATGTCCTCCCTGTGGTCAATGTCGATGGCTATATCTACACCTGGACCAAGGTACATGCACCAATACTGAGAGAGGCTAATGAAATTAAAACCAACCTCTTTCTATTATATTTGTCCTAACCATGTAGTTTACTTTCAGAACCGATTGTGGAGAAAGACTCGCTCCACCCATGCTGGCTCTAGCTGCTTTGGCACAGACCTCAACAGAAATTTTGATGCTGGTTGGTGCAGTAAGTATCTAGCTGGCCATTTTGCATGTATCAGTtgaaaaacataagagaaaaaataagaaaacaccaCAGtgtctaaaataagaaaaactgtagagtttaatattttagagtttgaaCTTTCTAAAagcaccccccccaaaaaaaaccatTTAATTCATTTGACCAAAATATATTGAGAACTCTGTTGCATTCCCAGCTGTGCTAGATGCTGAAGACATAAAGCTGAACAAACCAGACATAATTCTACTACTCATGGAAGGTATAGTCTAGAGAAGGAAACagccattaaataaataattatttaaatcaatTGTAATGCAATTAAGAATGATCATAGTAATAATTTTTTCATAGATATTAGTTTGTCCcctacttgttaattttcttagacTATATTGATCTCATTGTGTAATACTACACAGAGAGACATTGGTGATTCTATGTGCAACTTTTTACCACATTAGTTTAAAAACATACCATCCTAATCTTGTGATTAAGTGGatattatactatataatatatacattattggGACAACTTTAAGGACTCCTTGATAAGGACTCCTAAGAAAACAACTCCCTAATTTGAAAGTTTAAAACATCGCCACAAGAACTTCAGTAGGTAATCCTTGCCATTAACATCATATGTTTTTACAGAAATCGGAGCCTCTCAAAACCCCTGTGATGAAACTTACTGTGGAACTGCTGCAGAGTCGGAAAAGGAGACCAAGGCCCTGGCTGATTTCATCCGCAACAACCTCTCTTCCATCAAGGCATATCTAACAATCCACTCATACTCCCAAATGATGCTCTACCCTTACTCATATGATTACAAACTCACTACCAACAATGTTGAGTTGGTAAGTATCATAATAATAAGTATGGAATTTTactgttaggttttttttttttaattctaattctgaaaaaaaaaatcattataagaAAACTTTCTAGAAGtccctttattgattttttggtaGTAGAAGTGAAAAGCTTATTACAGATTTATAAGGAATCTGGAGTTGgctaaaagaaatacaattttgatGCAGGAAATTGCTTCCCACATGTGATTTATTGACTAATCTTCAAAATGACAATAGTTCCATTTCCTCTGGCTTCACCACAATACTGACTTACATGATGATTTCAGGTGCATTTGAGGTAATCAACAAAGTTGCTTgatcacatacatttttttttttctattcagttttGTCAAGCTGCCCTGAGCTGGATTTGACACAGATCCACAGTGCAGCAGAGCATAGCAGATGTCATTAGGAATTTGTCACATTTGGGTGATATCAGGTTTAGTCATGAGACactaaaattgtttatttcactttttgaTTGGTGAGGCTCATAAGTAAATCAATCAATGAACAAATAATATGAGTGAGTCTTTACTACATACAGGgaataaagcaaagaaatgtaAGAATTCCTGACATCAAAAAAACTAGGATTCTTATTGAACAATCAAAAGATAGTCACTTGAGCAGTTAAATAATGAGTTTTATAACTATTCTCATTGAGAAATATCACAcatcaatgaataattttttaaaataagcatgtcTGAATCcttcaaagaatatttaatttatgAAACATCTGGCCACCAGAAGTTGGCACcaataaacaaaagaacaaatataagaTTTAAAGTGATTGAGTTGTAccccaaaaaagaaatgtattccaCTCAAACAATGACATGGATATTTGGCTTACCTAAGTACATAAATTTGAAAACCCAGTaaacattaaaattgaaaatcattGTTTTATGCTTTCAGATTCAGTCTTTCAGAGACCAAATAAAAGATGtaatactgtaaatattttgagaagaacaacaacaaaaaaaaccccagtcTCCTAGAAAATTGCTAGCTAATAGTTATAGgcatccttttcttttaaaaaaatacaatttttcaaaaagcttttcATGTTCCTCAtctgtggccaaaaaaaaaaaaaaaaaaaaaaactagcaccATTAAACATTTCGGTTTTTTACTAAGCTCGGTCTGTACGTGTTCCCAGTGAGTGCTCACAGTCCTGCTGTGCCAGAGATGGATGTGATCCTCATTT
This is a stretch of genomic DNA from Saimiri boliviensis isolate mSaiBol1 chromosome 9, mSaiBol1.pri, whole genome shotgun sequence. It encodes these proteins:
- the CPB1 gene encoding carboxypeptidase B, yielding MLALLVLATVALASAHHGGEHFEGEKVFRVNVADENQINIIRKLASTTQIDFWKPDSVTQIKPHSTVDFRVKAEDVVTVENVLKQNELQYKVLISNLRNVLEAQFDSRVRATGHSYEKYNKWETIEAWTQQVATENPDLISRSVIGTTFEGHAMYLLKVGKAGQNKPAIFMDCGFHAREWISPAFCQWFVREAVRTYGREIHMTELLDKLDFYVLPVVNVDGYIYTWTKNRLWRKTRSTHAGSSCFGTDLNRNFDAGWCKIGASQNPCDETYCGTAAESEKETKALADFIRNNLSSIKAYLTIHSYSQMMLYPYSYDYKLTTNNVELNALAKAAVKELATLHGTKYTYGPGATTIYPAAGGSDDWAYDQGIRYSFTFELRDKGRYGFLLPESRIRATCEETMLAIKHVASYVLEHMY